The DNA segment AATCATGACCAAAGGGGAAGAGACACATGGGGGATATTGAGGGAATTAGTGCTAGAAACTTTATTCTCCAGGCGGTCCATCTTCATTTCAGCTACAGTTTTGACTTCCAGAGCAAGGAAGGAGGCCTAAGGTCTTACACAATTCACTTGGGGGTTTGTTCAGACCCGAGCAGTTGCCCCCACTTGGCAGCAGAATACACTTAATCTAAAGCAGTATTTGGGATTGAGGAAAACCTAGTGGGGTGAGTATGTATGTGAAATATGTATTCTTTGGGCTCTGTCTGACCCTGTGGTTCCATCTTACTCTACAATACCTTTATGATGGCGATGCAGCTGGGTGGCCCtaggggagaaagagaaggactGGGTCTGGCAAAAATAATTTGTGTAATTAAAGTTTATTTGAGCACAAAATActttctttgtctataaaattgctattagcagtagcagcagcacttcTGGCCAAGGGGGAAGTCTCCAGACTACTAAAGCCTGGTACATAGCTCCCtcttctgtgtatatatacacgtGTGATGTGGCTAGAGCCCCTCCACCAGACTGTCTCTCAGAATGGCTTCTTCGGAGAGAACAGGGGACCTGCGTGAAGACCTGGGATGATCTGGAGTGGGCTAAGCCGTTAGTCTGTACTTTTAAGAAGCCCACAATCTTTGCAGATAGCTGTACTGCAGGTGTCCACAAAGGCACTTCTCTATACTCTTTCTGCCAAGGGAATGGGGTATTTTGACTCTTTCACAAAAAGCACTGGCCTTAGTCCTGGTCCCCACTGAAGCAGTGCGGCCCTCCGTAGCATGTTTGGTGGTTATATGTTAAGTGTGTggccagcttgtgctttttcttgGGCAGGGACCATGCATGCCCCATGCTCAAACCATGCTCTCTAAGTTCTCTTTGGACAGGGCCTCAGCTGCAGCTTCAGCCCAAGTCTCAGATGGTGTGTATGAGTCCTGGTAGTCTTGGAGCAGTTTCACCACCTCCAGGTGGTTGAACTGCACAGCATCATCCAGGGGGATGTTGCCCCACCTGAGAGGAGCAACAGAGACCATGAGCAGGCAAAGAAGACATCAAGAGTGCCCTGGTTATACACCTACCTGGTGGCTGGAGCGCAGAAGTAGAGAGATTGCTGCCTATTTTCtgtccccccccccgccccccgcccccccacttgAGCTTAATCCTACTCACCTGTCCTTGACAAAAGGATTCACTTTGCAGGCCTCAATCAGGAATTTAACAACTTCAATGTGTCCTAGGAACATGGGCACAAGGAAAATGAGAGGGTACAGATTCTAAGGCTTGTGGTGTTAACATGAGTACAGACACTTGGCAGCTGGAGTCTGAACTAAAAGGGGAGGGGGCGGAGGCTTCTTCCCAGTTTTGCTCCCTGCAGCACCCAGTTAATAGCCTGAGCACTGAAGGCCATCCAGACAAAAACTAGTTGTTGCCTCTGTAACCTTGAGGGCACACATAATGGGGGGCACTCTTGGTAGAAAAGAAAGGTCTTGGGATCTGCCTCCcctctttatttttaaccttCAGATACCTTCAGCAGCAGCAACGTGCAGGGCGGTGCGGGAGTCATAGTCTTTCTGTTCCATGTCCATAGCTGACAAGGCAAACCTAAAGGGGAGTAGAAAGTAGCTGGAGTTGCCCAGATCAGCCTAGAGTCACTGGTAGCCTTTCTGAAGTGGGGTCAGACTggatgagttccagaaaaagcaagacagagcTTATGACGAGATCTGCGGACTCTGTACAGTCTGTGTTCTCTATCTGATGAAGCTGTCAACTCCTGTGTCGGGGGGAGTGTGATGGTTCCAGGAACATCACTGCCTACTTGTAGTAGGTGCCCGGTACAGATTCATTGATGTTGGTAGTCCATTTGAGGCACGGTCCTTACCGACCTCCTAGGACTCTGCTTTTAACACCCAGATCACAACAGTGGCTACCATTAATTAAGTTCTTACCACATGGCAGTCACtgtactttaaagaaaaaaactcatttaAATACAGTCTCTGACCATTCAGTCTGACTGTAAGGCTGAAGCACTTAACTATTTGGCTATGTTGACGGCTAATGAGATCTCTGACTAAGagtatttcattgtgtttatTTGGTCAGAGTAGAAGTACCTTCGAAGAGCTGAGACATCTCCACTAGAGGCAGCAAATAAGAGGTTCACCACAGTCTTGTTCTGGAAAACAAATCAGACCCGCCTGAGATGAACTGTGACTTTGAACCCACCCATGCCCAGCTCTTCCCTGTCCCCCTCCCTCATGGGTTAGCCTTAGGGGTTAACTTAGCCTAGGGTTTTACTGAAGTGTTAAGTAATGTTCTTTTCTGAAATAGTCTTATGAGTCCCCTCGCCCCAGGGGTTCTCCTTACCCGGACTTCTCCCCCTTCACGCCGTGGGTCTAATTTCCGAGCACAGTGCCTCAGGTTATCATAGTTGTGGAAATTGAAGAGAGACACCAACCTCTAGAATTGTAAGGCAAAGAGATTGCTTACTTCCTCCCTGCACTTAGTAGGAGCTtgaaattgcttttattttctcattcaaaaaTACGAAGTACTATATGCAAAGTAACTTACTTGGCAGAAGTTGACCCCTCTATAGCTGTTCCCCAGCTTGTCCAGTGGAGGTGATAGACACATCATCCCCATGATGTTGGGTACCACCAGGAGGATGGCTCCTGACACAGCTGATTTGGCTGGCAGGCCCACCTTGGGGACAAAGTTGGAACTGAGGATGAGCCAGAGATGCCCCAACTCAGTTAACAAGTTAGCCAATCCCAAATGACTGCATGGGCAAGGCCACGCCCATCTCAAACTGTTGGCTTGTTAATTAGCTTTTCTTATTCCTTTCCTCCCCTGCTCTCTTTTAAATTTGTGGCTTCGGTAAGGAACCTATCTACTCTGTGCCTGACGCTGATCCTAGAGCTAGGGCAAAGTCGGTCAGTTAATTTACATTCAGGTGGTAGGAGGtagacaaagacaaaaataatcaaCTTAGGATAACACACTAGAAAAAGAGCAGAGTGCTGTGATTGAGGATGaagtgagagggagggagggagggaggtactCAGTGGAGAAGTGGGTGGTCAGAAAAGCCTCTCTGGAAGTGACCGCCTGTATGAGACCTGAAGAGTCTCCAGCCGTGTGAAGGGCAGCAGCAGAGTGGTTCAGAAATTGTACCCTCCTGCGTTTATGTGTTTGAGGGGCTTGCTGTGTTTGGCAAACTCCCCTAAGGATTCTTGGTCTAAATTGCCCGGCTGGAGGTTAGTGAGTGAGAGGCAGGAACACACGTCCACCTCTCCACCTTCAGAGACTCAGTGTCCTCTCTTCTTGGCTCTGGGCTCGTGATGAATGGATGGCAGGGCCAGATGCACTCACATGGAAGGCAAACTGGCCCGAGAAGTCGTACATGCCGCAGGAGTGCATGAGGCTGAGGGTGTTGCGCACGGCTTCCGCGCTCAGCACGCTCTCTCCAGTGATGGGACAGATCCCACCGTTGGCCAGGGTGGCTGCCATGACACTGCCCGATTCACAGGTCACCTCCACAGAGCACAGCTGTGGAGACGAGGCAGAGGTGAGGGTGCGGAGTGGACCTGAATGCTGTGCTCTGAGGTGTAGAGCAATATTCTTGACACCTTGACCCTTCAACAAATTGCCCTGGTGTCTCTGAAGGACCCTGGGACCCCTGGTGACCATCTTGTGGGTCACAGGAAGGAAGGCAGTCTGTTATACCCTTGACCCTGAATGGCGGCGTTTGCTTACCTGGAAGTAGAGATCAAGGGCAGCCATCATGTCCACCCCTTTAGGAAAGCACtgcaaggaagaagaggagagagcCATCAGCAGTCCCTGTCGCACTGCCAGAAGTCCCCAACCCCCTCTGCCCTTACACCAGCCGCAGAATTCCCAGGGACTTTCTCTACCACCTCTCCCGGTTACCTTCTTTTCCTTTAGATAATAACCGATGGCATAATTCCGATCCCCCGTTTCCTTCTCTGACTGGAATCTGAAGCAGACACCCAATTTAGTAGTTGACATTGGAAAGATgggtgtgaggagaagggggaaaaatacCTTCCCTCAGACAGAAAACTAGATCGCACATGTCAATCAGCCCTTTTATAAGTTCTCCCAGTGATACTGGAGGAAATGTCTGAACCTCAGCCAGCACTGGGCCCAGCTTTATGGTAGTGTGAAAAACACAACCAAACCCAATGGTGTGGTCATCTAGCCTAGGAAAATGACGTTTTTGGCTTCGCGAAGCTTGGCAAGAAAGGGCCCAGGTGCAGACTCTCATGCTGTTTTTCACGTTAAGTACTAAACAGAAATGGAACAAATTCTTTTACAAAGCAAACAAATGTGGAGGATGGGGcagggaggaacctggtaggtcaAAGTTCCCCAGGGATTCCTTCCTCCTAACATTCTATCTTCCTTCTTGATTCAAcaagcccccccccaccccacagcacccctcagcatgtgtgtacacaccctcaaaacacccccccccccccaacacacatttAGCCAGTCCTGTGAACAGGGCCTTACGTGGCATTGCTGAAACCCATGTATTCATTCCCAGCCATTTTGTTCAGATATTGCAAGAcctggaagagaaaaggaagcatgGGAGGCACCCCATGCGTGAAGACCCCTAGTGAACACACACAGGCTTCTGCACTCCTAACCCTCTGCACTCAGTCCTTATCCCAGCAGGGACTTCTGAAGGTCTTCCTCCCTGACACCAGATCCCCACACTTCTGAAAATAAGTCTTCTAGTATGGGTTGGTGCACCATCAAAGTGTGGTTAAAGCCAGGCACTGGGGCAGCTGGAATGGACACTTTGCCATAGAGAAAAGCAGCCAGGGGCTGAGCAGCGAGGGAACTTACAAAATCAAACTTTTCTGCTTTGTTACAGTCCATCTGCAAGGCAACAAAAAGAGCTGTCAGTATTCTAAGCCTAGGAGGCTGACAGGGAGGGCCAGAAGGACCTAGTGGAGACAGACTGTTAGATTGGTTTTGCTACTGGGCATGTGTTGCATTttacaatgactttttttttttgagactttttGTATCCATGCCTATGTAGTGATCTTAAAAACCATTTAGAGTTTATGATCAAGTAATGAGTACAGATAATTTCACCCCATCTGTGAGCCTCACCCATCCCTGGGTTTCACTCCCATCGCCATCCTCAATGCCAATCCTCATCCCCCACTCCCACTTTCGTGTTCCTGGTTCCAGTCCTGTCCCCAAGCCCCGCCCCTATTCCTGCTCCCCATCCTCATTGCTTATTCCCCTGCTGGAGCCTTACTCTGTGCTATTCCTGACGCCCACAGCCATCTCAAGACTGGAGTGAGTGATGGGAATGGGAGGAGGGTGTGTGTTGTATACACTGTAATGCTCAACTATATAAACTATATTGATAGTTGAAGTAAAGTTAAAGATTTTAGCTGAGGGTCACGTCAGTAGGGCCTGTTTAGATGGGAATGGAATGAGGCAGGTCCCAGATACAGGGTTGTAGACAGAGTG comes from the Bubalus kerabau isolate K-KA32 ecotype Philippines breed swamp buffalo chromosome 1, PCC_UOA_SB_1v2, whole genome shotgun sequence genome and includes:
- the GLS2 gene encoding glutaminase liver isoform, mitochondrial isoform X3; amino-acid sequence: MPFPLDLGLWVRHARAVKCRPPGRAFGQVGARDGAYPSDSSESGMLSRLGDLLFYTIAEGQERIPIHKFTTALKATGLQTSDPRLRDCMSQMRRMVQESNSGGLLDRDLFRKCVSSNIVLLTQAFRKKFVIPDFEEFTSHVDRIFEDAKELTGGKVAAYIPQLAKSNPDLWGVSLCTVDGQRHSVGHTKIPFCLQSCVKPLTYAISISTLGTDYVHKFVGKEPSGLRYNTLSLNEEGIPHNPMVNAGAIVVSSLIKMDCNKAEKFDFVLQYLNKMAGNEYMGFSNATFQSEKETGDRNYAIGYYLKEKKCFPKGVDMMAALDLYFQLCSVEVTCESGSVMAATLANGGICPITGESVLSAEAVRNTLSLMHSCGMYDFSGQFAFHVGLPAKSAVSGAILLVVPNIMGMMCLSPPLDKLGNSYRGVNFCQRLVSLFNFHNYDNLRHCARKLDPRREGGEVRNKTVVNLLFAASSGDVSALRRFALSAMDMEQKDYDSRTALHVAAAEGHIEVVKFLIEACKVNPFVKDRWGNIPLDDAVQFNHLEVVKLLQDYQDSYTPSETWAEAAAEALSKENLESMV
- the GLS2 gene encoding glutaminase liver isoform, mitochondrial isoform X2, whose translation is MRSFKALQNSLSRAGSHCRRGGWGHLSQKNPLLTWGVRHHLSEAAAQGKETPHSHQTQHQDHDSSESGMLSRLGDLLFYTIAEGQERIPIHKFTTALKATGLQTSDPRLRDCMSQMRRMVQESNSGGLLDRDLFRKCVSSNIVLLTQAFRKKFVIPDFEEFTSHVDRIFEDAKELTGGKVAAYIPQLAKSNPDLWGVSLCTVDGQRHSVGHTKIPFCLQSCVKPLTYAISISTLGTDYVHKFVGKEPSGLRYNTLSLNEEGIPHNPMVNAGAIVVSSLIKVLQYLNKMAGNEYMGFSNATFQSEKETGDRNYAIGYYLKEKKCFPKGVDMMAALDLYFQLCSVEVTCESGSVMAATLANGGICPITGESVLSAEAVRNTLSLMHSCGMYDFSGQFAFHVGLPAKSAVSGAILLVVPNIMGMMCLSPPLDKLGNSYRGVNFCQRLVSLFNFHNYDNLRHCARKLDPRREGGEVRNKTVVNLLFAASSGDVSALRRFALSAMDMEQKDYDSRTALHVAAAEGHIEVVKFLIEACKVNPFVKDRWGNIPLDDAVQFNHLEVVKLLQDYQDSYTPSETWAEAAAEALSKENLESMV
- the GLS2 gene encoding glutaminase liver isoform, mitochondrial isoform X4 — protein: MFECYRDSSESGMLSRLGDLLFYTIAEGQERIPIHKFTTALKATGLQTSDPRLRDCMSQMRRMVQESNSGGLLDRDLFRKCVSSNIVLLTQAFRKKFVIPDFEEFTSHVDRIFEDAKELTGGKVAAYIPQLAKSNPDLWGVSLCTVDGQRHSVGHTKIPFCLQSCVKPLTYAISISTLGTDYVHKFVGKEPSGLRYNTLSLNEEGIPHNPMVNAGAIVVSSLIKMDCNKAEKFDFVLQYLNKMAGNEYMGFSNATFQSEKETGDRNYAIGYYLKEKKCFPKGVDMMAALDLYFQLCSVEVTCESGSVMAATLANGGICPITGESVLSAEAVRNTLSLMHSCGMYDFSGQFAFHVGLPAKSAVSGAILLVVPNIMGMMCLSPPLDKLGNSYRGVNFCQRLVSLFNFHNYDNLRHCARKLDPRREGGEVRNKTVVNLLFAASSGDVSALRRFALSAMDMEQKDYDSRTALHVAAAEGHIEVVKFLIEACKVNPFVKDRWGNIPLDDAVQFNHLEVVKLLQDYQDSYTPSETWAEAAAEALSKENLESMV
- the GLS2 gene encoding glutaminase liver isoform, mitochondrial isoform X5, yielding MGVSDSSESGMLSRLGDLLFYTIAEGQERIPIHKFTTALKATGLQTSDPRLRDCMSQMRRMVQESNSGGLLDRDLFRKCVSSNIVLLTQAFRKKFVIPDFEEFTSHVDRIFEDAKELTGGKVAAYIPQLAKSNPDLWGVSLCTVDGQRHSVGHTKIPFCLQSCVKPLTYAISISTLGTDYVHKFVGKEPSGLRYNTLSLNEEGIPHNPMVNAGAIVVSSLIKMDCNKAEKFDFVLQYLNKMAGNEYMGFSNATFQSEKETGDRNYAIGYYLKEKKCFPKGVDMMAALDLYFQLCSVEVTCESGSVMAATLANGGICPITGESVLSAEAVRNTLSLMHSCGMYDFSGQFAFHVGLPAKSAVSGAILLVVPNIMGMMCLSPPLDKLGNSYRGVNFCQRLVSLFNFHNYDNLRHCARKLDPRREGGEVRNKTVVNLLFAASSGDVSALRRFALSAMDMEQKDYDSRTALHVAAAEGHIEVVKFLIEACKVNPFVKDRWGNIPLDDAVQFNHLEVVKLLQDYQDSYTPSETWAEAAAEALSKENLESMV
- the GLS2 gene encoding glutaminase liver isoform, mitochondrial isoform X1, with amino-acid sequence MRSFKALQNSLSRAGSHCRRGGWGHLSQKNPLLTWGVRHHLSEAAAQGKETPHSHQTQHQDHDSSESGMLSRLGDLLFYTIAEGQERIPIHKFTTALKATGLQTSDPRLRDCMSQMRRMVQESNSGGLLDRDLFRKCVSSNIVLLTQAFRKKFVIPDFEEFTSHVDRIFEDAKELTGGKVAAYIPQLAKSNPDLWGVSLCTVDGQRHSVGHTKIPFCLQSCVKPLTYAISISTLGTDYVHKFVGKEPSGLRYNTLSLNEEGIPHNPMVNAGAIVVSSLIKMDCNKAEKFDFVLQYLNKMAGNEYMGFSNATFQSEKETGDRNYAIGYYLKEKKCFPKGVDMMAALDLYFQLCSVEVTCESGSVMAATLANGGICPITGESVLSAEAVRNTLSLMHSCGMYDFSGQFAFHVGLPAKSAVSGAILLVVPNIMGMMCLSPPLDKLGNSYRGVNFCQRLVSLFNFHNYDNLRHCARKLDPRREGGEVRNKTVVNLLFAASSGDVSALRRFALSAMDMEQKDYDSRTALHVAAAEGHIEVVKFLIEACKVNPFVKDRWGNIPLDDAVQFNHLEVVKLLQDYQDSYTPSETWAEAAAEALSKENLESMV